A genome region from Pseudomonas sp. N3-W includes the following:
- a CDS encoding AI-2E family transporter, with the protein MPTFSQRHVLLLVSWVIIFGGLLLVLPLRLLPSLMAGLLVFELVNMLTPQLQRLIEGRRARWLAVALLGTLVVSVLALIFAGAISFLLHEAENPGASLDKFMGVVDRARGQLPPFIDAYLPASAAEFRVAIGDWLTKHLSDLQLVGKDAAHMFVTLLIGMVLGAIIALQRVPDLTKRKPLAAALFDRLHLLVQAFRNIVFAQIKISLLNTFFTGIFLAVILPMFGIKLPLTKTLIVLTFLLGLLPVIGNLMSNTLITIVGLSLSVWVAVAALGYLIFIHKLEYFLNARIVGGQISAKSWELLLAMLVFEAAFGLPGVVAGPIYYAYLKSELKQIGMV; encoded by the coding sequence ATGCCAACGTTTTCTCAGCGTCACGTATTGCTGTTGGTCAGTTGGGTGATCATTTTTGGTGGGCTGTTGCTGGTGTTGCCGCTGCGATTGCTGCCGAGCCTGATGGCCGGCCTGCTGGTGTTCGAACTGGTCAACATGCTCACCCCGCAACTGCAACGGCTGATCGAGGGTCGGCGCGCCCGCTGGCTGGCGGTGGCGCTGCTGGGCACGCTGGTGGTCAGCGTGCTGGCGCTGATCTTTGCCGGTGCGATCAGCTTCCTGCTGCACGAGGCGGAAAACCCGGGCGCTTCCCTCGACAAATTCATGGGCGTGGTTGATCGCGCTCGCGGTCAGTTGCCGCCGTTCATCGACGCCTACCTGCCGGCCAGCGCCGCCGAGTTCCGGGTGGCCATTGGCGACTGGTTGACCAAACACCTGAGCGACCTGCAACTGGTGGGCAAGGACGCGGCGCACATGTTCGTGACGCTGCTGATCGGCATGGTGCTGGGGGCTATCATCGCCTTGCAACGGGTGCCGGACCTGACCAAGCGCAAGCCGTTGGCCGCCGCATTGTTCGACCGCTTGCACTTGTTGGTGCAGGCGTTCCGCAACATCGTCTTCGCCCAGATCAAGATCTCGCTGCTCAACACCTTCTTCACCGGCATCTTCCTGGCGGTGATCCTGCCGATGTTCGGCATCAAGCTGCCGCTGACCAAAACCCTGATCGTGCTGACGTTCCTGTTGGGCCTGCTGCCGGTGATTGGCAACCTGATGTCCAACACCCTGATCACTATCGTCGGTTTGTCGCTGTCGGTCTGGGTCGCCGTGGCGGCGCTGGGTTATCTGATCTTCATCCACAAGCTCGAATACTTTCTCAACGCACGCATCGTCGGCGGGCAGATCAGCGCCAAGTCCTGGGAGTTGCTGCTGGCAATGCTGGTGTTCGAGGCCGCATTCGGCCTGCCGGGCGTGGTGGCGGGGCCGATTTATTACGCGTATCTGAAGAGCGAGTTGAAGCAGATCGGGATGGTTTGA
- a CDS encoding dermonecrotic toxin domain-containing protein, whose product MTDLSPIPATAGEQGQHYELLKRAVPACLVNAAPQRRAALRQTRPVIPNWYGALSASDRDVLNRDLDAKCHSQNELDKSMLKIQEINDFAAPLLTAALVAAGHALDVEHVFLRLYIPIEDSFGRKTDGYRVKTFSLLQAALNNFEEQETTAGFFDAACGFVTPPNALGHFERHPATLKLEDFARLCRTLDLGSQYQQHLKTFLRPDQVVSQNLLRTRYITHQKDAFTAAARLALFKKDIGEDDFKLLMRVVSGEKKIMVGDKQVWYRTPSMMNLDLRGCVIIDPCVKYQYSDWFIAYIPDDPEHPIKRYENFQAFRQELTRQLTAYPVQPMGRQPQSGPAGYQVFLSRFVAQKNRPYYYRRFTKTMTDAPSEPWLINWLRSEQGAFWADLLAPDYVRSPISSILGNAHHTSRVPVEGPNLNINAYSIKGGIWAEDVDLWDTLYEGLRDQVFEDARTLAVSTVDADDASHSRRLSHYLSIGLLVVGTVSMVVPPLGEVMLVATLGQLMYEAFEGAIELGEGDREAAWSHITDVVENLAMLAVGAAAFHFVTSPAVESMKPVRLPDGKTRLWKPDLKPYERNIELPASSSADSDGLLRRNGDQVLTLGDKHFVLGDDPLPGAYRVQHPVRADAYQPEVRTNGDGVWVHEAEAPRSWEGTALMRRLGPVVEGFSDTQLERIRMSSGIEEGLLRRMYVETERTPSILQETADRNRAYDNAVSVGRQIAEGQMTDELSGYAATLMVELPDWPVGRGIEVFNAQAGSDVPIQYYTGDRTDPAPIRISQTELKGGGLPGRIVDSLSDDQLKKLLGGQYLERGTELRTVALKNRLAESAVRHRTRLFRSLNSEPKRPADPAVQLIQRDFKRLSTRMARQVLSDATTAELEIIRTREKIPLRLAQVARQWQNEIRLTQAYEGLYLPELAGPDTEALALNTLQRLPGWKNELRIEIREATLNGPLRASCGPQQASSHKVLVHLGEGKYQAFDAQGSELHGANGLYGSIQHALTDRHRLSIGLPHVGQGETLQGLIVQQALPRGALRQVLGIAPARLPFFRPPHRFPGGKRGYPLSGRGTGGRRGIIEERVRTLYPNITDAELTEYLLSKPLEDDRWLKALEAEYKALDHGLRIWYWGGAQDAESLSAKKEFLNAIRLAWQASADDDIDAVGRYRGQKIQLEGEGLGPYLETLSVLPGNFDHVTALNLQGIGLTDRGTVFLSTFSKLRSLELDMNELTRLPEAVGKMPHLEVLGLSDNEVVLTSETARQIRDLRRMTSLSLDGNPLGQAPDITLMYQLHLLRLADTGLNRWPVGIFSRPRSHRFILDLTANAITEIPDVAPGSERAQILARTAVSRELLSPQALDRLNLYIESVGLEPERHFPPRGTQDSAHWMDGLTHLEWTQKQPLWDALEETHGSEPFFNEIRKLSESADALTPASRPDLTLKVWRMLEAMAEDTGLRENLFQMARVPARCVDGGAHLFGSMGVEVLLHEACAISDAALRKAELLKLAKGKSRLDELARIGNARVADLLAGGGRCLPEYNEDGHLVAQFDDRGNERLPIDVVEVHMVYLTRLGSRLDLPWQPGNMMFAEPDVTPLMVEDAYNHVLILEEGDLLRENVLDQTFWVEYLEGANPDAYKAVDAKNDALLSLLEAQQEWADNGGLSAQQKQDLRNTIETSAALLGIPAADVSPGKVMSNADYFAYSGRLGEERKNILRGLTDEAMGRGQSQS is encoded by the coding sequence ATGACCGATTTATCCCCGATTCCTGCCACCGCAGGCGAGCAGGGACAGCACTATGAACTTCTCAAACGTGCCGTTCCTGCCTGTCTCGTCAATGCCGCGCCACAGCGGCGCGCAGCGCTCAGGCAGACACGCCCTGTCATCCCGAACTGGTATGGCGCACTCAGTGCATCCGATCGAGATGTGTTGAACCGTGACCTGGATGCCAAGTGTCACTCACAGAACGAGCTCGACAAGTCGATGCTCAAAATCCAGGAGATTAATGATTTTGCAGCGCCGTTACTCACGGCCGCATTGGTCGCAGCGGGGCATGCGCTGGATGTGGAGCATGTTTTCCTGCGGCTTTATATCCCGATAGAAGACAGCTTTGGCCGAAAGACCGATGGCTACAGGGTCAAGACATTTTCTTTGTTGCAGGCAGCCCTGAACAATTTCGAGGAACAGGAAACAACAGCCGGCTTTTTCGACGCGGCTTGCGGGTTCGTCACTCCGCCCAATGCACTCGGCCACTTCGAGCGCCATCCGGCCACGCTCAAGCTCGAAGACTTTGCCCGCCTGTGCCGCACACTTGATCTGGGTAGCCAGTACCAGCAGCACCTCAAAACCTTTCTACGCCCGGACCAAGTGGTTTCGCAAAACCTGTTACGCACCCGCTACATCACCCACCAGAAAGATGCCTTCACCGCGGCTGCCCGCCTGGCGCTATTCAAGAAAGATATCGGCGAGGACGATTTCAAGCTGTTGATGCGCGTGGTCAGTGGCGAAAAAAAGATAATGGTTGGCGACAAACAGGTCTGGTATCGCACCCCGAGCATGATGAATCTCGATCTGCGCGGGTGTGTGATTATCGACCCCTGTGTCAAATACCAATATTCGGACTGGTTCATCGCCTATATCCCTGACGACCCCGAACATCCGATCAAGCGTTACGAAAATTTCCAGGCTTTTCGTCAGGAGCTGACTCGCCAACTTACCGCGTACCCGGTGCAGCCGATGGGCCGCCAGCCCCAGTCCGGGCCTGCCGGTTATCAGGTTTTTCTCAGCCGTTTTGTCGCGCAAAAAAATCGTCCCTACTATTACCGTCGCTTCACCAAGACGATGACGGATGCACCTTCCGAACCCTGGCTGATTAACTGGTTGCGCTCCGAGCAGGGCGCCTTTTGGGCGGACCTGCTGGCGCCTGATTACGTGCGTTCGCCGATCAGTTCGATTCTGGGGAATGCGCATCACACCAGTCGGGTGCCGGTCGAAGGCCCGAACCTGAATATCAATGCCTATTCCATAAAAGGTGGCATATGGGCGGAGGACGTCGACCTGTGGGACACACTCTACGAAGGCCTGCGCGATCAGGTATTTGAAGATGCCCGGACACTCGCGGTGTCCACGGTTGATGCCGATGACGCCAGCCACTCCAGGCGTCTGTCGCATTACCTGAGCATCGGCCTTCTGGTTGTGGGCACGGTATCGATGGTGGTGCCGCCGCTCGGCGAAGTCATGTTGGTGGCCACGCTCGGACAGCTGATGTACGAGGCATTTGAGGGCGCTATCGAACTCGGCGAAGGCGACAGGGAAGCCGCCTGGTCTCATATAACCGATGTTGTGGAAAACCTGGCGATGCTGGCGGTGGGTGCTGCGGCGTTTCACTTCGTGACGTCGCCCGCTGTAGAAAGCATGAAGCCGGTCCGCCTGCCTGATGGCAAGACGCGCTTGTGGAAACCGGATCTCAAACCCTATGAGCGCAATATCGAGTTACCCGCCAGTTCGAGCGCGGACAGCGACGGGTTGCTGCGTCGCAACGGCGATCAGGTGTTAACACTTGGCGACAAACATTTTGTGCTGGGGGACGATCCTCTTCCCGGGGCGTATCGCGTTCAGCACCCTGTGCGTGCCGACGCCTATCAACCTGAAGTGCGTACCAACGGTGACGGGGTCTGGGTGCATGAGGCCGAGGCTCCACGAAGCTGGGAAGGCACGGCCCTGATGCGTCGTCTGGGCCCTGTGGTGGAGGGATTCAGCGACACGCAGTTGGAACGGATTCGAATGTCCAGCGGCATCGAAGAGGGTTTGCTTCGACGAATGTATGTCGAGACAGAGCGCACCCCGTCGATCCTGCAGGAAACGGCGGACCGAAATCGTGCCTATGACAACGCGGTGAGCGTAGGGCGGCAGATTGCCGAAGGGCAAATGACTGACGAGCTGTCCGGGTACGCCGCGACATTGATGGTCGAGTTACCGGATTGGCCTGTGGGCAGGGGCATTGAAGTGTTCAATGCTCAAGCCGGGAGCGATGTACCGATTCAGTATTACACCGGGGACCGTACCGATCCTGCTCCGATCCGCATCAGCCAGACCGAACTCAAGGGCGGCGGTTTGCCCGGTCGAATCGTTGACAGCCTGAGTGACGATCAACTCAAGAAACTGCTGGGTGGTCAGTACCTGGAGCGAGGCACTGAGTTGCGCACTGTGGCCTTGAAAAACCGCTTGGCAGAAAGCGCCGTACGCCACCGTACGCGCCTGTTCCGCAGCCTCAACAGCGAGCCGAAACGCCCGGCTGACCCCGCTGTCCAGCTCATACAGCGTGATTTCAAGCGACTGTCCACGCGTATGGCGCGGCAAGTGTTGAGCGATGCCACGACGGCTGAGCTGGAGATCATTCGCACCCGCGAAAAGATTCCCTTGCGCCTGGCTCAAGTGGCGCGCCAGTGGCAAAACGAAATACGCCTGACGCAGGCCTACGAAGGTCTCTACCTGCCAGAACTGGCCGGGCCGGATACCGAGGCCCTGGCGCTGAACACACTGCAGCGTTTGCCTGGCTGGAAGAACGAACTGCGTATTGAAATACGTGAGGCAACGCTCAACGGTCCGTTACGAGCCAGTTGCGGCCCGCAGCAGGCGAGCAGCCACAAAGTATTGGTTCACCTCGGCGAGGGGAAATATCAGGCCTTCGACGCCCAGGGCAGTGAGTTGCACGGTGCCAACGGTCTTTACGGCTCGATCCAGCATGCCTTGACCGACCGTCATCGCCTGTCGATTGGCTTGCCACATGTCGGCCAGGGCGAGACGCTTCAAGGGCTGATTGTGCAACAGGCATTGCCTCGTGGGGCATTGCGTCAGGTGTTGGGTATCGCGCCGGCTCGTCTGCCATTTTTCAGGCCGCCGCACCGCTTTCCGGGCGGTAAACGAGGCTATCCGTTGAGTGGGCGGGGGACGGGGGGGCGCAGAGGGATAATCGAGGAGCGGGTACGCACGCTCTACCCCAATATTACTGACGCAGAACTCACCGAGTACCTGCTGAGCAAGCCCCTGGAAGATGATCGCTGGCTCAAGGCGCTGGAGGCCGAATACAAGGCGCTCGATCATGGGCTACGGATTTGGTACTGGGGTGGCGCCCAGGACGCCGAATCGCTGAGCGCCAAGAAGGAGTTCCTGAACGCCATCCGGCTTGCCTGGCAAGCGTCCGCCGACGACGATATCGATGCTGTCGGACGTTATCGCGGGCAAAAAATCCAGTTGGAGGGGGAAGGGCTGGGGCCTTATCTGGAAACGCTGTCGGTCTTGCCTGGCAACTTCGATCATGTGACCGCCTTGAACCTTCAGGGCATCGGATTGACGGACCGCGGGACTGTTTTTTTGTCGACGTTCAGCAAGCTGCGATCCCTGGAGCTTGATATGAATGAGCTGACCCGTTTACCGGAAGCCGTCGGGAAGATGCCGCATCTCGAAGTCCTGGGGCTCAGCGACAACGAGGTGGTGCTGACGAGCGAGACTGCCCGGCAGATCAGGGATCTGCGCCGAATGACCAGCCTGTCACTGGATGGCAACCCGCTGGGGCAGGCGCCTGATATCACTCTCATGTACCAGCTGCACTTGTTACGTTTGGCCGACACCGGGCTGAACCGCTGGCCCGTCGGGATTTTTTCCAGGCCAAGATCCCACCGCTTCATTCTGGACCTGACGGCCAACGCCATTACCGAAATACCTGATGTGGCGCCGGGCTCTGAGCGCGCGCAGATCCTTGCCAGAACGGCAGTGAGCCGCGAATTGCTGTCACCGCAGGCCCTGGACAGGCTCAACCTGTATATCGAATCGGTTGGCCTTGAACCCGAGCGTCATTTCCCGCCCCGAGGAACTCAAGACAGTGCCCACTGGATGGATGGGCTGACGCATCTGGAATGGACACAGAAGCAACCTCTCTGGGACGCGCTCGAAGAAACCCATGGCAGCGAGCCGTTTTTCAATGAAATTCGGAAGTTGAGCGAGTCCGCTGATGCGTTGACTCCAGCCTCCAGGCCAGACCTCACGCTCAAGGTCTGGCGCATGCTGGAGGCCATGGCCGAGGATACCGGGCTGCGTGAAAACCTGTTTCAGATGGCCAGGGTACCCGCGCGCTGCGTTGATGGCGGTGCGCATTTGTTCGGCTCCATGGGCGTCGAGGTTTTGTTGCACGAGGCCTGTGCGATTTCCGATGCAGCCTTGAGGAAGGCCGAGCTTCTGAAGCTTGCCAAGGGCAAGTCGCGACTGGATGAGTTGGCCCGAATCGGCAACGCAAGAGTGGCTGATTTATTGGCCGGGGGGGGGCGTTGTCTGCCCGAGTACAATGAGGACGGGCATCTAGTTGCACAGTTTGATGACCGGGGAAATGAGCGGCTTCCCATCGATGTGGTAGAGGTTCACATGGTCTACCTGACACGGCTTGGCAGTCGGCTCGATCTGCCATGGCAACCCGGGAACATGATGTTCGCAGAGCCGGATGTGACGCCCCTGATGGTGGAGGACGCCTATAACCACGTTCTGATACTGGAGGAGGGTGACCTGTTGCGCGAGAACGTCCTCGACCAGACGTTCTGGGTCGAGTATCTGGAGGGCGCCAACCCCGACGCATACAAAGCAGTGGACGCCAAGAATGATGCCTTGCTCAGCTTGCTCGAAGCGCAGCAGGAATGGGCTGATAACGGAGGCTTGTCTGCGCAGCAAAAACAGGATTTGCGCAACACCATCGAGACATCGGCCGCGCTGCTGGGCATACCGGCAGCAGATGTCAGTCCCGGCAAGGTCATGAGTAACGCAGATTATTTTGCTTATTCGGGTCGTCTGGGAGAAGAAAGGAAAAACATTCTCCGTGGTCTGACGGACGAGGCAATGGGACGAGGTCAGAGCCAGTCTTGA
- a CDS encoding DnaJ C-terminal domain-containing protein, with protein sequence MDFKDYYKILGVEPTADDKTIKAAYRKLARKYHPDVSKEKDAEAKFKDASEAYEALKSADKRAEYDDLRKYGQHGQPFQGPPGWQGRGAGGAGGFGGGQDSGDFSDFFSSIFGNRGPGFGGGQSRSAGRRGQDVEMELAIFLEETLSNESKKVSFQVPQYNAAGQHVSNTSKSLNVKIPAGVTDGERIRLKGQGAPGIGGGANGDLFLIIRFAPHPKFDVEGENLIITLPLAPWELALGAEVAVPTLTGKINLKVPAGSQNGQRMRAKGHGLMNKKGERGYLFVQLKAIMPKAADDETKALWQELAKKAAFDPRENF encoded by the coding sequence ATGGATTTCAAAGACTATTACAAGATTCTCGGTGTGGAACCGACCGCAGACGATAAGACCATCAAGGCCGCTTATCGCAAACTCGCGCGCAAATACCACCCCGACGTCAGCAAGGAAAAGGACGCCGAGGCCAAGTTCAAGGACGCTTCGGAAGCCTATGAGGCGCTGAAAAGTGCCGACAAGCGCGCCGAATACGACGACTTGCGCAAATACGGCCAGCACGGCCAGCCGTTCCAGGGCCCGCCAGGCTGGCAGGGACGTGGTGCCGGTGGGGCAGGTGGTTTCGGTGGTGGCCAGGACTCGGGCGATTTTTCGGACTTCTTCAGTTCGATTTTCGGCAACCGGGGTCCGGGGTTCGGTGGTGGGCAATCTCGTAGCGCCGGTCGCCGAGGGCAAGACGTGGAAATGGAATTAGCGATTTTTCTGGAAGAGACCCTCTCGAACGAATCGAAGAAGGTCAGCTTCCAGGTGCCGCAGTACAACGCGGCTGGCCAGCATGTGAGCAACACCAGCAAAAGCCTGAACGTGAAAATCCCCGCTGGCGTGACCGACGGCGAGCGCATCCGCCTCAAGGGCCAGGGCGCACCGGGCATTGGCGGCGGCGCCAATGGCGACCTGTTCCTGATCATCCGTTTTGCCCCGCACCCTAAATTCGATGTCGAGGGCGAAAACCTGATCATCACCCTGCCGCTGGCCCCCTGGGAACTGGCGCTGGGCGCGGAAGTCGCGGTGCCGACCCTCACCGGCAAGATCAACCTCAAGGTCCCGGCCGGCAGCCAGAACGGCCAGCGCATGCGCGCCAAGGGCCACGGTTTGATGAACAAGAAGGGCGAACGCGGTTACCTCTTCGTGCAGCTCAAGGCCATCATGCCCAAGGCCGCAGACGACGAGACCAAGGCGTTGTGGCAGGAACTGGCGAAGAAAGCCGCTTTCGACCCGCGCGAGAACTTCTGA
- a CDS encoding Hsp70 family protein yields the protein MKNASPARACGIDFGTSNSTVGWLRPGMETLIALEDDKITLPSVVFFNMEERRPVYGRLALHEYLEGYEGRLMRSLKSLLGSKLIKHDTSVLGTAMPFKDLLGLFIGQLKKRAEAAAGREFEEVVLGRPVFFVDDDELADQEAENTLVDVARAIGFKDVSFQYEPIAAAFDYESTIEKEELVLIVDIGGGTSDFSLVRLSPERRTHDNRHDDILATGGVHIGGTDFDKQLSLQGLMPLFGYGSRMKSGAYMPTSHHMNLATWHTINSVYSQKSTLALGSMRYDIEDTGGIDRLFKLIDQRAGHWLAMEVEETKIQLTHADTRHVPLDRIEPGLSVELTRALFESAIDNLLERVRNSVTKLLTDANVRVDQVDTVFFTGGSSGIPALRNSISAMLPKAQHVEGNIFGSIGSGLAIEANKRYGTMD from the coding sequence ATGAAAAACGCATCCCCAGCCCGTGCCTGCGGTATCGACTTTGGCACGTCCAACTCCACCGTCGGCTGGCTGCGCCCCGGCATGGAAACGCTGATTGCGCTGGAGGACGACAAGATCACCCTGCCTTCGGTGGTCTTCTTCAACATGGAAGAACGCCGCCCGGTGTACGGCCGCCTGGCGCTGCACGAGTACCTGGAAGGCTATGAAGGCCGGCTGATGCGCTCGCTCAAGAGCCTGCTGGGCTCCAAGCTGATCAAGCATGACACCAGCGTGCTGGGCACGGCGATGCCGTTCAAGGACCTGCTGGGCCTGTTCATCGGCCAGTTGAAGAAGCGCGCTGAAGCCGCCGCCGGTCGTGAATTCGAAGAAGTGGTACTGGGCCGCCCGGTGTTTTTCGTCGATGACGACGAACTGGCTGACCAGGAAGCCGAAAACACCCTCGTGGACGTGGCCCGCGCCATCGGCTTCAAGGACGTGTCGTTTCAGTACGAGCCGATTGCGGCCGCCTTCGACTATGAATCGACCATCGAAAAAGAAGAGCTGGTGCTGATCGTCGACATCGGCGGTGGTACGTCCGACTTCTCGCTGGTGCGCCTGTCCCCCGAGCGTCGTACCCACGACAACCGCCACGACGACATCCTCGCCACTGGCGGCGTGCACATCGGCGGGACCGACTTCGACAAACAGTTGAGCCTGCAAGGCCTGATGCCGCTGTTCGGCTACGGCAGCCGCATGAAGAGCGGCGCCTACATGCCGACCAGCCACCACATGAACCTGGCGACCTGGCACACCATCAACTCGGTCTACTCGCAGAAGTCGACCCTGGCCCTGGGCAGCATGCGCTACGACATCGAAGACACCGGCGGCATCGACCGTCTGTTCAAGCTGATCGACCAGCGCGCCGGTCACTGGCTGGCGATGGAAGTGGAAGAAACCAAGATCCAGCTGACCCACGCCGACACCCGCCACGTGCCGCTGGACCGCATCGAGCCAGGTCTGAGCGTGGAACTGACCCGGGCACTGTTCGAGTCGGCCATCGACAACCTGCTGGAGCGTGTGCGCAACAGCGTCACCAAACTGCTGACCGACGCCAATGTGCGGGTCGATCAGGTCGATACGGTGTTCTTCACCGGTGGTTCGAGCGGGATTCCGGCGCTGCGCAACAGCATTTCGGCAATGCTGCCCAAGGCGCAGCATGTGGAAGGGAATATCTTTGGCAGCATCGGCAGCGGGCTGGCAATCGAGGCCAACAAGCGCTACGGCACGATGGACTGA
- a CDS encoding chaperone modulator CbpM, protein MSSPLIVQLDMAEFCEATDLSDVYVIEIVEHGILEPQGALPKDWRFNDYELVLAKRAAKLRRDLELEWEGVALALDLLEEVQQLRAENRMLKQRLGRLVVE, encoded by the coding sequence ATGAGCAGCCCCCTGATCGTTCAACTGGACATGGCAGAATTCTGTGAGGCGACCGACCTGTCGGACGTCTACGTGATCGAAATCGTCGAACACGGCATCCTCGAACCTCAGGGCGCACTGCCCAAGGACTGGCGTTTCAACGATTACGAGTTGGTCCTGGCCAAACGTGCCGCCAAGCTGCGGCGCGACCTGGAACTGGAATGGGAAGGCGTTGCCCTGGCGCTGGACCTGCTTGAAGAGGTCCAGCAGCTGCGAGCCGAGAACCGGATGCTGAAGCAGCGGTTGGGGCGGTTGGTGGTGGAGTAG